CTTTTAAGCTCCTACAATAAGCAATGTTGCAACTTTTGGCAATCCAAAACTCATCAAGAGGTAGAATAAGACACTTACCTAGTGGCCGTACCAAGACGAGTGTGCCTTGCAATAACATTGTCCAATCCTTCTTCAAAGATGAGATCAAGAGCAGCTTTTAGACCATACAAAAGTTGCACGGATGGAGTGTACGGCCAATATGTACCCATCTTGTAGAATTTCAAGTAGTCCTTCCAATCGAAGAATACTCTAAGTGATTTTGCAGTTTGAGAAGCCTCAATAGCTTTCGGGCTGGCACACACAATTCCCATACCGGTAGGAAGAGAAAGCGCTTTCTGAGAGCCGGTTAACGCCACATCGATACCCCATTCATCCATGCGGAAGTCAAGTGCACAAATGGATGATACACCATCAACTAGGAACAAAGCTGGGTGGTGGTAGTGATCTGAGGGTCAACAAAAACTGTTAGCTTGTTAAGGAaacaatcatatatgtatgtacaaTGACTGGGAAATTTAACTTTTTTCAGTTGGGTCGGTTAAAGGTGGTACCTTAATGATCATCATAGATCAAGAAAACATAAAGTTACAAAATCTAGAGAAAATATCATGAAATACAAGATGGGTAACTTTATTTTCCAAATCTATGATATAAAAATTGTTCATTTATGATCATCATATATCAAGAAAACAAAAGGAATTACATTTAAAAAGATCTGTCAAAATCAAAGAAACATAATCAGTTTTATCAAGAACCCACCACAAAAACAGAATCTTTATCTGATCAAACGCCAATTAAGATTGAATTGTTGATAATATTTTATGGGTGGAAGTTATATAGATGGTTAAGAAAAGGTTAGAAATGGTTATAACTACAATAACTTAGAGATAATTGATATTTTTCTGTTAAGAGGTGTAATATCATGTGTTTAGCATCAAAAGCAGGCGATTTTACCAAGTATTTTCCTTACGGAAGCCAAGTTGTTAGTAACTCCTGTAGCTGTTTCATTATGAACAATGCAGATGGCCTTAATAGTATGCGCAGTATCTGCAACCAGTTTTGATGCTAGAGCGTCCAAGTCAGCACCATAACCCCAATCACTCTCCACCACGTCAACATTGTATCCAAGACGTTTCTGCTGATCCACCCAAAGTAAACTGAATTGACCAATGATAAAAGACACAATTCGGTCTCCAGGAGATAAGGTGTTCGTAAGTGCACTTTCCCACGCACCAGTACCTGTACAAATAACAATAAAGAAAAATTGCATCTTTTGCTATAAATAGCAGACCAAAACTTGAACGGTTGAGGTCACACATAGCAGACTTTAAGTCCAACAAATttcttaatttgtatatatatcatactatacctggcaattgagacccatactCTCAAATTTGACCTGTTTgagtttgacccatgacccatttcaacccaaaacggttttgacccgttacccaaaccggcCCAACCTGAACCGTTTGCAAGGTATAATCATGCATGATTCTACAAAAGTTACATCACTTAGAATTATGAGCAGTACCAGTAGTTGGGATGAGAAAAGGAGTCCCGGAAGTGGTCTTGAAAATCTTCTTTACGTCTTCAAGTAAAGTTTTAGTCAAAGCAGGAATTGCAGGAGAACGATAGTCCTCGTTGTTTCGGTTCATTGCACGAAGTACCTGATCCGGGATGTTGACTGGCCCAGGAACAAACAGATGGTTCCTTCCAGGTGCATATGTGTAATCCATGTTTCCCTAACCTTTGGCCATTcagaaaaagaaacaaaaaataaaaatcattTAAGAATCAAGTAACAAGTCATGATTAAGTATATAAATAAGATGACCAAAAACTTATAACAAACAAGGGGGTTGAAATCAGTGTTCTAAGAAGCGCAAAGTGAATCTAGGCGGTCGGGTAAACTTCTAAATTCATATGTTTTTGGTGTTTTTAACAGAGTCGAAAAAGGAATTAGATATCAAAATGATTACTAAAGATAGCATTTAGAATCCCTTTCTTCAAATATCGAATCTTTTCGAAACAACCTTTTGATGCTAGCTTTTAGTTAAGTACTCAAATCCTCAACTATGCAAAATTGTAACATCAACTTTATAGAACTGTATAATCAAGTCCAACAAACCTTAATATTTCTACTCAATAACTAGAAAGCTTTGAGGATTTGAGTAAAAACTTTAGAGCCGTGAAAGTAGTAGAATCActaacaaatcaaactcaaaccgtaAAAGTAGTTAAGTTGAATTTTGATCATATTAATTGATCGTTGGTTAGTGTGTTCAATTCAAGTTATCTATATGATACATAAAGATTATGTTAATTAAAAAGGCGTATATTGCTAAATTACCTGATGGTGTTTATCTCTGTGTTATGAATGTGTGGAAGGAAAGAAACGGAAACAAACACTTGAAAAATACAAAAAGGAAAATATATGGAATTTATAAGAGGGCGGGAGGTAATATGTGGGTCCCTCAACAACAGATAAGAACTCCAAATGAGCCCTATTTTGAATTCTACGGCTAATACTCTAATTATGTAgcactccgtattatttattttttacttttttttaagaactaagaataagaataagaatgttatgtatgtatatgtttttGCCACATACTCCATCTCATCATATCAAATCGAATAATATATTTATCTCTTCTCCAATAAAAGAAACAAAAAATCACCAAAATTTCAGTTTACTTCCAAATGGTAAATGGTAAATAATATTTCAATAATCATGTTACTTACTCATCTAGTCTCCAAATCAGTAACATTGATGATTTAAGGAACCTAGATGGCTAGATGTAAGTGTGAAGGAAATTTGAATTTTAACAGCCACTAGATTCTTACCCAATTTAAGTAACAAAACATGAGGTTGAAATCAAAGATAAAGTGATAAAGAAGAAGGATGTTTGTAAGCCACACTCTCACTTGTGGGAGCCAACAGAACACCTCTTTAATTCTACTTCTGGAACTACACTTCCACCCTCATCTTTATGCCATGTCATTCTTTCCTTCCATATAAGCTACTAGCATCCTTTAAGAATACACACATTAACAATACTTAAGATAAAACTATGAAGACCAAACCGTCCCAAAACAACCTAGGGTTGGAGTTGATATCTTTGTAAGATGTCTCAAGTTCAAGGAAAAAGAGTGAGAAATGGTCACGGGATAACCCGGTTGGGGTTGATACATCTGAATAATTACTCCCAAGTCCCAACTGAAAAAAACCTTAGCCGTTTATCAGCTTTAACTATGAAGACCAAATCATTATTAATTGG
The window above is part of the Rutidosis leptorrhynchoides isolate AG116_Rl617_1_P2 chromosome 1, CSIRO_AGI_Rlap_v1, whole genome shotgun sequence genome. Proteins encoded here:
- the LOC139886438 gene encoding serine--glyoxylate aminotransferase-like, translating into MDYTYAPGRNHLFVPGPVNIPDQVLRAMNRNNEDYRSPAIPALTKTLLEDVKKIFKTTSGTPFLIPTTGTGAWESALTNTLSPGDRIVSFIIGQFSLLWVDQQKRLGYNVDVVESDWGYGADLDALASKLVADTAHTIKAICIVHNETATGVTNNLASVRKILDHYHHPALFLVDGVSSICALDFRMDEWGIDVALTGSQKALSLPTGMGIVCASPKAIEASQTAKSLRVFFDWKDYLKFYKMGTYWPYTPSVQLLYGLKAALDLIFEEGLDNVIARHTRLGTATRLAVEAWGLQNCTQKKENFSDTVTAVVVPPYIDSSEIVKRGWQRYNLSLGLGLNKVAGKVFRIGHLGHLNDLQLLGCLAGVEMVLKDVGYPVKLGSGVAAACAYLQNNIPMIPSRI